A single window of Desulfobotulus pelophilus DNA harbors:
- a CDS encoding alpha/beta fold hydrolase, giving the protein MKNDSLVFVTDASFLKAKDGVFLRYHIHLPAGWYKGDPLVLILTGRAECLDKYDRMAALFSEKKVAVVRKDWRGQGGSGRMLRDPQKGHVENFELYRMDLLQIMEQVVAPLQPGRVLLLGHSMGSHLALQCILQGCRNIHAAVLGSPMFSIDTGPLPWPVVSEICRAAVRLGQGGAYIPGGGPFNPRAAFVGNNLTHDEEHFYRFQNFLKKHRSFQMGAPTLGWVHAADVSMQSLWDALAGKRKTLPLLILSGGEDRVVHPEMHRKAVRLLPGARHVIFPGGRHEIYMETRSIREKVWQQIEVFLMSIGFFKEP; this is encoded by the coding sequence ATGAAAAACGATTCTTTGGTGTTTGTTACGGATGCTTCTTTTCTGAAAGCAAAAGACGGTGTTTTTCTTCGGTACCACATTCATTTGCCTGCGGGATGGTACAAAGGAGATCCCCTTGTTCTGATTTTGACGGGCAGGGCTGAATGCCTGGATAAGTACGACAGGATGGCAGCTTTATTTTCTGAAAAAAAAGTTGCGGTTGTAAGGAAAGACTGGAGGGGGCAGGGCGGATCCGGCCGCATGCTTAGGGACCCGCAAAAAGGGCATGTGGAAAATTTTGAGTTGTATCGTATGGATTTATTACAGATTATGGAACAGGTTGTTGCTCCGCTGCAACCGGGCAGGGTTCTTCTGCTCGGGCATTCCATGGGCTCACACCTTGCCTTACAGTGCATCCTGCAAGGTTGCCGGAATATCCATGCTGCTGTGCTAGGATCCCCCATGTTTTCCATAGATACCGGCCCTTTGCCATGGCCAGTCGTTTCGGAAATCTGCCGGGCTGCTGTTCGGCTGGGTCAGGGAGGCGCGTATATACCTGGCGGGGGTCCTTTTAACCCCCGGGCTGCTTTTGTCGGCAACAACCTTACCCATGATGAGGAACATTTTTACAGATTTCAGAATTTTTTGAAAAAACACAGATCTTTTCAAATGGGAGCTCCTACTCTGGGCTGGGTCCATGCCGCTGATGTTTCCATGCAGAGTTTGTGGGATGCGCTGGCCGGAAAAAGGAAAACCCTTCCCCTGCTGATCCTTTCCGGTGGGGAAGACCGTGTGGTCCATCCAGAAATGCACCGTAAAGCAGTCCGTTTACTGCCGGGAGCGCGTCATGTTATTTTTCCGGGAGGACGCCATGAAATTTACATGGAAACAAGATCCATACGGGAAAAGGTATGGCAGCAGATAGAGGTGTTTCTGATGAGTATCGGTTTTTTCAAGGAACCCTGA
- a CDS encoding cytoplasmic protein, translating into MDNNKHSHRFIETYEGIGAFGLDRASDEETIAFLLQKFSDDTCLSALLPRLQESEIENLHNLIYTLLKRHFSEDEYHSIFLKDNHHHG; encoded by the coding sequence GTGGACAACAATAAACATTCCCATCGCTTTATTGAAACTTATGAAGGTATTGGTGCGTTCGGCCTTGACCGCGCATCCGATGAGGAAACCATAGCCTTTCTTCTTCAGAAATTCAGTGATGATACCTGCCTCTCCGCTCTTCTGCCCCGTCTTCAGGAAAGTGAGATTGAGAATCTCCACAACCTGATCTATACCCTCCTGAAACGGCATTTTTCCGAAGATGAGTATCACTCAATCTTTCTTAAAGACAATCACCATCACGGATAA